The segment ACCAGATGGGATACTGCACCTCACGGACCACCCGCAATTGCACGTTGGCTCCATCCACCGCCGCTCCGGTGTAGCTCATCGCATGACCTTGAAGTGAGACCTTCTGGTTCAGCTTGGCACCTTCCTTGGGCGTATCCAATGTCACCTGAAACTTGGGCCGCTTGTATTCCTCCACATTGAAGTTCGCCTGCCCTGTCGGCCCATTCTCGACACGGATTTGCATCATGCCCATGAGTCGATCGCGCGGCGCGGTAAAGCTGCCGGAGAAGGAACCATAGTCATTGCATTGCACCGCCTGCCGCGCGATTTCCTTGCCATTCAGGTCAGCAAACACAACCTTCACCTGCCTGCCTTTGAGCAATCGATAATTGTTGGCTTTCGGATTGGCACTCAGGCAAATGCCCTTATAGCGAATCGTCTGCCCCGGACGGTAAATGGCGCGATCCGTGAAGAATACGGTTTGTTCAAATTGTTGTTCCGGCTCACCTCCGTAGTACGCCGACTTCTCCATGGTGCCCAGTTGTTCTCCCTGGTGCTTTACCAAAAAAACGTAGCTCCGATATTGAGGCACAGACAAAGAGAAGAACCCGTTCGTATCCGTCGTTTTCGCCGGCTCAGCCACACGGTTTCCCTGGTTATCCAAATACCACCCTTTTACTTCCGCGCCGGCCAACGGTTCACCTGAAATGGCATCCAACACGAATCCTTCCAGCCCTTCCTGCGTCGAACGGGTAATCAGCGAAAGTGTGCTCACCCAAACATCGCTGTAACTTACCACGTTGTCCGTTCCACCAAATGCCGGATCGTGACTGGCCAGGATGAAATAAAAGCCCGGCTTCAAATTCTCCGGAGCGGGCAACTCGATTTGGCTCTCTTTATAATCGGTCGTTGCCGGCAGGTCAGCCGACCACTCCAGCACCGGCTGTTTTTGCAGCAACTCCTTGCGTTCCGCATCATTCAGGCTCTCCGGTCGACTGTGAGTTTTCTCGAGAAATTGATTCCAGTCATAAGCCACCGCACGGAAATACACCTTCGTTACGTTGCGATAAAACACCTGGATTTTTGGCAACGGCTGATTCCAAACCCTCTCCGTCACGATCCTTGATTGCTTCATTTCAATAGTCGCGATCAAATTCCGGCATTCTTTGCCTCCCGGACTGTTGGGAAACGCATGCACAGCTCTCAAGGCTGCCTCTCTCGCCTCCACCAGTTTGCCTTCCTGCTGCAGGAGACTCGCCAGTTGAAACGACGCCTCAGCCGAAATCTCATTATCTCCCCACTTATCAATGAACCGTTTTAGCGCGATCCGAAAGCGACTGTCCTTCTCCTCCCCGACCGCACTGTTTTTCCCATGGATCAATCGCTCCAAATCCACATCCACGAAGGCTGTCTGGTCGGCATCGCCCTTATGAAACTGCATCAAGTCTTGATAAAGACTTATGGCCCTCACTGCGGGTGCGTTGGTGTCCGTTCCTGCGGATTTCCACGCCATGAATTTCTCCGCCTCATCGAAGATGGGGCTGTCAGCAGAAATCTCGAATGCATCCTCCGGCTTGGCTGCGGCCTGTTCTGCCGATGTATAGAAGGTTAATGCTTCATGCGCGATGAAGTCATACAGTGTGGGGCGATACTTATCCGGCAAGGTTCCTTTGACCAGCAGGTCGTCATAGGCACTGACTGGAATCCGCTTCAAAGTATCCGCTGCCGAGAGCGCCTTTTGGAATTGCCTGTCAATCTCCTCGAATAACCTCTTCAAATCCCACGTGGTAAAATCCTTTCCCGGCGGCTGGGCGGTCGCGGTCCGTTGCATGAACCGCCACTGGTTCATTTGAAAATATTGCCAATACCACTCCGCCAGAATGGTATCGAGCAGCGGAACAATTTCCTTCGGTGCCCTGGCGATCTCCGCCTGCAACCGCGTTATTTTCTCCTCTGGTTTGTTTCCTTGAATCTCTCCTTCCAACGAGATTTTTTTCGCGATCGCCTTGGCTGCCTCTCCGTAAGCTTTATCCTTCAACGCTGCGCCTATAATCGGCTCCAGCTCTTCCAAGGCAGTTTTTGGCAACCCCTTCTTCACCGCCTCATCTACCTTGTGCCATTGCGCATCTCGCGGCCCCGCCTCCACGTTTAGGCACATGACCAAAGTGAGTAGCACCACCAGCCAGCTTAAATTCCTCATAATAGTTCCTACACCCGTACAAAGACCATGCCACTGCAGGCATTCCTGCCGTGACTCTGACATCATCATTCAAACCTCATTCCTTTTTCCCGGACGAATCCTCCTTATCAAAAATCTCGTAAACCTTGCCTGCAAGCACAAACTGAACATTTGATCCCAGCGCCAGCCATTGCGCCGTCTCTGGATGCTGTTTCAACAACGTAAAATATTCTGGCGACCCAAATTGCACCCTCACTTTTTCCTTCTGGGAAGACTTTTGAATCTCCGAATCCACCCAGGCACTTCCGTTCTCGAAGAAGTTTTTTCCGCCGACGAACTGCCCCTGTTGTGTGGAGTCCATGGCCTTCCTCGTCGAGTCACCTAAGCCGGTGCTTGTCGCGGGCGAACCTGCTACTGGAGGTGCTGCGGGACTTACCGAATTGTCACGAGACAGGTTACGCCCTGCTTCATAGGCACCATTTTGGATGCCCCACGAAGATGAATTTGCCGACTTCAGAGCCAGCCCGGACCGCGCCCCCGCTACCGCTCCAAGCCCATCTGCTTTCATTCTAAACTCGTTATAATTCAGAGACAGTTCCCGCCTAGCCTCACTATCGTCGGTCAACCGGGGCATTGATTGCATCGATTGTGCAACTCCGCGCTTGGATTCATCTTCGACTATCAAGTAAGCGGTGTAGGGCGTGACGATCCCATACTTTCGAGCCAAATCTGTCACTTCATCCTTCAGTTCCGAACTCTCCCCGTGGAGCCGAATTTCATCCAGCAAATAGCCCACTCGCCTGGTCGCCCAAAGCCGTGGAATAAAATCATGCTCGTCTGCATGCTCTGGAAAATTTAGGTCGTAGGTAAATTTCTTTTTATCTCCATTCACGTCCCCATCGATAACCGCGGCGGAACTGCCTTTGCCCGAATACCGGCCCACAAGCACCAGTTGTTCCCCCTTGAACAAATCAGGCAGTGGCGAAGGATACATTTTGGTCGTGCGAATATCTGCCGTAAACTTCAGTTTTGGATTTGCCAGCACCGGTTCGTTAATCTTGGAGAAGAAGCTCGAAACCTTCACTTCCAGATCTTCCTCCGGCAGCACGTATTGGCTGAATGCCCTGGTCTCTTCCGCGATCCTATCCAGCAGATGCGTGTTCACATCGGTGCCAATGCCGAAGCAGAAAATCCTCCGCTTTTCCTTGTTTCGCTCCTGCATGCCTTTGAGGATTTGGTCCTCGTCAGTCGTTCCCACTGTTGGCAGTCCATCGGTTAAGAATACCACCACAAAGGGTCTGCCCTCTTTGGATTCAAGTGACAATGCCTTTTTCAACGCCTCATCAATCGCCGTGCCTCCCATGGCCTTGAGATTCTTGATAAAGTCACCTGCTTTCTCCCGATTCTCTTTGGACACTGCCGCTAACTTATCGAATAAGGGCTCGCTTTCGGTGGAGAATCGGATAATTTCAAACCTGTCTCCATCGTTCAAACTCTCCACGCAAAACTGCAGCGCTTTTTTTGCCTGCTCCATCTTTTTGCCGGACATCGAACCGGACGTATCGAGTACAAACACCACATCCTTGGAAACGATTTGCTTTGCCTTCGCATCCACGCCGGGCGAAGCCAACAAAAGAAAATAACCATCCTCATCACCCGTTTTGTAAGCCATGAGGTTGACCCCGATTTCATCTTTTTCTGGAGCAAAGTACAATTGCAAATCAGCATCCGGCTTTACCTCACTCGCTTCATATCCCACCGTCGCCCGATTCGATCCGTCGCGTTTGACCTCCACCTCGTGACTGGGTGAATAAATGGTTTTGAGTGGGCGTTTGCTCTCCACATTTACTTTCACGCTCACAGATTTAATGGGCTTGGAGGAATATTTGCCCGCATTCATCGGCAGGACGTAATTCAACAAACCGGAATCGAGCTTCAACACCTGGGTGTAGGAAAGCGTGATGCGCTTTTTGCCATTCGGTTCAATAGGAAAGATTTTTAACTTCAGAACATCGCGTCCTTCGTACTCCATCAGCGCCGGATCTTTCATCTTCCGCACAATGCCTTCGTAAATATCCCGCGCCTTCTCGGCCTTCAGTATCTCCGCCTGCACCGGCTTGCCATCGATTTCCATCGAAAACTTGTCGATTTGCGCTCCCTTGGGAATTGGGAAAATGAACGTTCCTTCCAGGCGTTGGGAATTGGGATTGTAAAATTCCTGGTCGATGGTCGTTACTGCCACCTGATCCGTGATTTTCGTCTGAACCTTCTCAGACTGAACCTCCAACGGACAAAACCGATACACTCGCGTTTCATGCCAGTACGGAGGGGGAATGGGACGAGGTGGCCAAGGCCCGGGAGGAGGAATCGGGACAGGTGGAATTGGTCCTGGTGGAAGGATGTGGGAGGCGGTTGAATCACCTTCCCCATCAACAATAATGACTCCAGCCGCATAAGTTGGCAGGATTGCTGCCATCCATCCCAATATCACCAGTAACAGCCAAATCCGTCGCTTCATGACATATTAGACGGAGGCCTGATGAAAAATGCTCCCGAAAAAATTGGGAGCATGAGCTACAAAGAATAGCAGGTTATTTGGACGAATTTCGAGACAGTCCCTATTTCCCAGCGTCTGCCACTTGCAGCAATGTGAAGTTCATCTTCTGCCGGATGCCGGTTGAAAGCGATTGCCCGTGAACGTTCATTTTCAAGGTCATGTTATTATCCTCCAACGTGCCGACGCCCATACCGATTTCCGGATCGAACCAACTCTTTCCAGAAATCTTTCCACCCTCGACGGTCATGACCATGGGTGACGCCTGAGTTGCTCCCGGTTTGGATGTGATGTCCCCATCAAAAGTGACGACGGCGCATTTATGATTCTCATGCTGTTCCCAACCGGTGAAGGTAAACTTTATGTTGGTAATCAGCGTTCCCATTATGGGCAAGTTCATTTCCGTTTTGACCGGCCAGACGTCGCCGATCTTTAGTGGCTTTTCCGGCATATACTGGGAATCCACCCTCTGCTTCAAGATGTCTTCATTAACCATCCCTTTAAACATCTGTTGCAACTCGGGGGAGGCATCTGCAGTCATTCGTTTGAGCAGTTCATCCACCCCCTCGACCTTTTCGACGCGGCCTTTGGCATCTGTGAGAAACTTTATTTTTGCACCGACCATTTTCCTCATGCTGGCAGCTCCCGGCTTGGCGGCGTCATCTTTTGCATCAGCGGTTGAATCAAAGCTCAGAACTTCACGATCCCCCATTTTTGTGCTCACCTTTTGCGAAAGGAATTCAAGCTCCAGTTCCTTGCCGCCGCCTTCCCGCTCCTTCAACGTAGAAACGGCATAATCCTGCACTTCTTTGGTATCGCCTCTCATGGGCTGTGGCAACTGGGAACCGCTCGTTTCGCTGATCTCGGTCAGAACCACCCGGGTGGTGTATTTTTTACCCACAACCCATTTGAACCGCATCTCGACCGGCTCATTGGATGCCGGAGAAGTGGCTTCAGCCTTTGCCTGCGTGCCGGCCTCCCTGGCAATTGCTTCCTTTTTTGAGCATTCCCCGACCAGCACAGCCCCGGCCATTATTACGCAGCAAATAACCTTATGTTTTTTCATAGTTGTTGGTGTTCTTCACGCTACCGTCGCGTGTAAAACGATAAAAACAAACGGGAGCAGCTTTAACAACTTGTTTCCACCGCTCCCGCCCCCTCGCCTCCCTGGCACCTTTTTAATACATCCAATTTTCCGCCTTCTCCCTGACGCGAGTATTCATTATCTCACCACTGGGGGAGCGGACATTACAAAAAGCCGCGCTGTTTGGAGTCGGGCAGCAAGGCTTGAAAGTGGGAGGAGTATTTATTGAAGCCGGAGCCGGTAAAAGCGGGTTCGGTTTCCGGCGGGATTCGTCATCACGTTCTGACCGTTGATTATCTCCACGGCATCATTAGCATTTGTCCAGGCTCCACTTCCCAGGCTCGAAGTGGTCTCCAGGACATATCCTGCCGCTTTGTACGGCCAACTCAATGTATCGGTTCCGATTCGCAGTTTTGGCGCAGGCACATCGCCATCCAAAACCCCATCGAGGTCGCGATCAATGGCCATGCGCACGCCCGAACCTGGCGGCACTCCCATAACGGTGAGCCGACCGCCGGCTTGAATTTTTTGGATCAGTTGCGTCCTCGAAAGCACAACATCTCTGGTGGAGTCCGGAGTATAATTTCTGGTGATGGGCTTATAAAGCAGACCACGCAGCCTGCCATCAATGACGCCTTTTACAACAAGGTCGATATTGGTCACTGCTGCCTGTGCTTCCAGCAAGTTCCAGTCGTTTGAAATACTCAGCGTGCTGACGTTGGTCGACGCAACCGTACGCGTGTAGCCAACCGCGGGCGCTGTTCCGGTATCAAAGCATTGCACGAAGGCCCCGAGGTTCGCTTTGATGGTGGCGTTGCTTCGTATGTTTGCAAACACCGGACGGGACAGGAACGTGTTCAGGTTGTCATCATTGCCATCGTGCGTGAGTCCAAAGCCTCCAATGCTGTTAGTGCCGGGCGCACTATTGAAACTCATTTTTTGATAAACGTTCCGCAGCTGCGGGACTTTGAAGTCCTGCGATTCCTCCAAAGCCACCGCCGGAATGACAAGTTTGGTTGAACCTGGCCCGGGCGGAGCGTTGTGGCAGGTGTTGCAGGTCAATCCGAAATTATAATTATTGGTCAGAAACAGGCCGCGGCCTGCAACCGCGTTACCACCCGCGAAGCTGGTGGGATAGCTGCGATCGAGGTTTTGGTTTGGATTCGGTTGAAACTTGATGGTGTTGATAAACGAACGATAGGCATCCATGTCCGCGGTGGAAAGCGGAGTGCCGCCCATCAGGCTGCCAAAAGCTCCATCGAAGTGCAGGAAGTTCGTGCGGTCTCCCCGCCAATGATAGGGCTCCATTCCAGCCAGACCACGCAAAGTCTGGGTGGTCATCGGTCCTTTCATGGGATGCTCCTGCAAAGTGATCGCAATTCCATTCGTGGTGAGAGTATTGACTGATTGCACGCTGCCATTGGGATCACCCAAGTCCCAGGCGAGCAAATCCATTTCGGCGTCAATGTGACAGGCAGCACAGGCGGCATTGCCGTTGCCGGAAAGTTTGGCGTCGTAAAGAAATCCGCGTCCATTGCGAATCACGGTCGGAGTAGGATCATAGCTGCCCACGGGAATTTCCTTCAGCACCGTGTTGGAACTGGTATCGACGAGAGTCAAGGTATTGGAAATGCGATTCAGGACGTAGAGGCGTTGGGCACCGGCATTAAGCGCCAATCCGCGCGGGCCGCGCTTGCTTTTGGAGTCTGTAACGGAACCAGGAGTCGAGCCAATCTCGATGCGGGCAAGAACATTTCCGTTTGGGTCCACCTTGCCAACCCTGTCTGTTCCAAAGGCGGCGACGTAAAAGTAATTGCCGGTTGGATCGAACACAATTCCCGTGGGCTGCGCCAAGGCGTTGGTTTTGGCGGGCAGGTTCGGCAGGACGCTGTAATTGACGCCGGGATTCAGATCAAAGTATGTGGAGACGCCGTTGGTTATATTGATGCGGGTCACGCGATTATCCACGATATGTGCGCGGACGTTTGGCTCAAAATGAATGAGATTCCTCGAATCGGTATTTGCGATAAACAGGTCTCCACTTCCCGGTCGGATGGCAATTCCGAGATTTACCGTGCCCACGTTTGTGAAGTAGCGGGAAATCGTGAGTTTGCTGACGTCAATCTCAACGACATCATTGTCCGGCATTTTGTAAGCCACATGGTTGGTGCCGGGATTGTGCGCGTCTACGATCAAGCCCACCTGCGGTGGTGCAGGAAGACTCGTATTCGTCGGCTTGGATTGGGGAGGTGCGCTGGCTGGTGGAATCAGCGTGGTATGATTTCCTGAGAGCGCAAACACCGCATAAACCTTCGTTTCGTTCGTGTTGACGGCCAAGGCGCGGGGATTTTCGCCAAAAAGCGGGATGCTCGCCAACTGAACGTGATTGGTCACATCGAACACAACCACGCGATTTTTGCGTGCCGCCGTCACAAAGGCCTTGCCACCAGCGAAAACCACATCGGCCGGTTCATCCTTCACGTACAATGTGTCCACCACCATCTTTTGGGAAACTGAAACAATGCTGACGCTATCGGAGACTTCGTTGACCACCCAGACTTCGTCCGGAGTTCTTGGATTGACCGACACCGGTTCCACGCCGACAGGAATTTCTGCAATCAAAAGCGGATTGGAGGGTTTGGTAACATCGAAAACGGAAAGTCGCGCATCGGGGGTATTCACCGCAAACAACCTCGTGCCGTCCTGCGATAATCTTACCGGGCTGGTTTGTTTGCCTTCAAAATTGACGTAACTGGTTTGTGCAAAGATGCCGTTCGACAGGCAGATGAAGAGGCAGCGCAAAAACCATAATGAGAGCCTTTGTTTTGGATGCTGATCAAACCGGTTTGATTGGTCGGGCATAAAATTCCAAACAGCGAATGTGCTGACAGATGGTCTGTGGGGACATGGTAGGCAACCAGAGCCGCGTTTCAAGCCAAATGGCCAGGCGTCAAATAAGCAGGTCAATTTTCAAATACAGGAACGCTGGGCAGGTGCAAGAAGATGAGATGCTTGCAAAACCAGTCTTTTGGAATAATACTCGCTTAAGTTTTGGAGAGACCGCTGTTCAAGGCAATGAACAAACCCAGTCCTCTCTTATGCGTAAATCCATAAAGGCAATCAACCGAGCGATTCGGCGACTCACAGCCACGGAGCTGTGTCCAACCATCCGGTGGGATGATATCCTTCGTATTGAAGCCTTGGGTACGGATGCCTTCGGTGCTTTCGAGATTTCCCTCACCTTCATTTACGCCGACAACAGCGAGGTCTCAATTTTCGTGCACCACAAGGGCTACGATAAGATTCTGGAGTCATTGGCTGAACGGTTTCCTTCGATTCCATCAACATGGCATGACGAGATGGCGCAACAACCCTGGCATGTTGAGCGGGTCTTGTACGAGCGAGATTGAATTCCTAATTCTCGCGCTGGATGGGATCCAAATAATCCAGGCAACCCAGCCTCTCCAAGGAAAGGTCCCATTGGACTTGACCGGCCATGTTCTCCACGCTTTGCTTTTTGGCTGGAAGAGACATCGAAAAGGATGGAAATTCTCAAAAAAACACGTGGAAAGGATAAAGCGACGAAATATGAAATACTTTGTGTATGTTTTTGCTTTTATAGTTGTGGTCACTCGCGGCTTTTGCGCCGATCAGAACAACTCTCAAGCAGGCACGAATGGTGTCGTCTTTCGGAAGCCTTTCACACTCACGCTGCATGTGGACAAAGAGCATTATTACGAGGAGGAATTTCCAGGAATTCCTTACGTACACAAGGGCAATGTGTATCTTTTTAAAGGGGATTCATTTGGCATCAACCTGGACATCACCAATAATACGATTCGAAATGTCGTGTATCAGGCAGACACCAACAAAGCAGCAGTGACTTTGCAATTCACTCAAGATGTAAGCACCAACGGCGAGGCAATGATGATATTGGTGATCAAAAATAATACAGATAGAAAGCTGTTCTTTGATGCCCTGATGACCGTTCCAGGAAAAAAGAATGCTCTGAAAACCTCAATCCTCCCTGTTCGTCCCGGTTTGGTCAACTACGAGTCCTGGGGGCATCCAATCATTCAGTTGATGCTACGCAATATCAGTCTCAATGAGAAGACCGGGACTGAAGCACGCACTTCAGCGAATGGGAGCCAATCGACCAAGTCGGCTACAAATCAAACGCCAACGACTTCTGGCTCTCATCGTTAGACCTTGAGATGGCTCTGCCAACACGCTTGCGGCTGCAATAAAGAACGCTACAGTGGCTGAGCAGTGAGCACAACCGAGAGCATCAAAGCCAATTCCCGAACCACTCCGCCTTGGGGCGAGATTGCGCGCCAGCCGGTGTTTGCCACCACTCATTGGTCTGTGGTCCTGACGGCAGGGCGAAATGATCTTCCCCAGGCGCAGGATGCCCTGGAAAAACTTTGCCAGACCTATTGGTATCCACTCTACGTTTACGTGCGGCGGCGGGGATATGCCCAGGTGGATGCCGAGGATCTGACACAGAAATTCTTCGAGTGGTTGCTGGAGCGAAACTGGCTGGGACAGGCGGACCAGCAACGCGGTCGGTTCCGCTCCTTCCTCCTGACCAGCTTGAGCCGGTTCCTGGCGAACGAATGGGACAAGGCCAGGGCGCAAAAGCGGGGTCGTGGCCGGGTTGTGTCCCTGAATTTCGAAGACGCAGAAAATGGCTGCGCCCGGGAGCCGGTGGACAACGTCAGCCCGGAACAGAGTTTTGAATGGCGTTGGGCGCTGACCTTGTTGGACCAGGTCCTAAACCGGCTCTGTGCTGAATATGCAGCTCAAGGGAAGGCGGAATTATTTGCGGAACTGAAACCATGCCTGTTGGGCGAACGTGCGGCGCAACCCTACGCCATGTTGGCGTCCAAGCTGGGTATGACTGAAGGTTCGGTAAAAGTGGTGGTGCACCGGTTGCGTCAGCGGTATCGGCAATTGCTCCGGGATGAAATAGCCAATACGGTGGCAACACCGGAGGAAGTTGAAGAGGAATTGCGTCACTTATTTACCGTGCTGGCAAGACGATGACTGAGGTTGACCCTCTCAAAAATATTCCCTCAACACGGAGTGCTCTTATTTCCTGTGTAACCTTTCACCTGCTTTCCTTTATAACAGGGTGAAAGAATTAATATGGATGCAACCCAGATTTGTCCAACCTGCGGAAAAGCGGTAGTTCCAGACGCGCCGCAGGGCCTCTGCCCGGAGTGCCTGATAAAATCCGGTTTTGAAACCAAGGCGGGGAACGAACCTGCGGGCGGAAAATCGGCCTTTGTGCCACCCACTGTTGAGCAGATTGCCAAACTTTTTCCGCAATTCGAAATCAATGAACTTCTTGGCCATGGTGGCATGGGTGCGGTTTATAAAGCCCGCCAGCCACGATTGGACCGCTGGGTGGCGTTGAAGATCCTGGCACCGGAAAGACAGACTGACCCGCAATTTGCGGAACGATTCGAACGCGAAGCGCGTGCCCTGGCCTGGTTGAATCATCCAAACATCGTCACGGTTTACGACTTCGGCGAGACGCAGGGACATTATTATCTGCTGATGGAGTTTGTGGACGGGTTGACACTGCGCCAATTTCTGCAAGCGCGAAAACTCTCGCCGGAGGAATCGTTGATCATCATACCGCAGATTTGCCAGGCGCTGCAATACGCCCACGAGCATGGCATCATTCATCGCGATATAAAGCCGGAAAACATCCTGATCGACAAAGATAGCAACGTGAAAATCGCCGACTTCGGCATCGCCAAGCTTCTCGATCAGGAACCGCAGAATATTTCGCTCACCGGTGCACAGGACGTGATGGGCACACCGCATTACATGGCGCCAGAACAGATCGAGAAACCGCAAACCGTGGATTATCGCGCGGACATCTATTCACTGGGTGTCGTGTTCTATGAAATGCTTACCGGCGAACTGCCGCTCGGAAATTTTCAACGGCCATCGCAAAAAGCTCACATAGATGTGCGCCTCGATGAAGTGGTGCTGCACGCCCTGGAAAAGGATCCGGAACGTCGTTACCAAAAAGTTAGCCAGGTAAAAACGGACGTGGAAACCATCGCGGCGACACCTGATCACGTGGAGCCTCCCATTTCGCGCACTCCGCCGCCAATTCCAAAAGCGACACCCCCTCCAACGGGAATGTCCTTCGGCTGGAAAATAGCAATTGGGATTGCCGGGCTTGGTGCGGCTCTGTTGCTCATTGCTGTTTGCGTAGTTCTATTTTTTGCCGGAACGAAGCCGAAGCAATCCCAGACGTTGGCGGCAGGCGACCTCGTCAGCTCGAATGCATTCTGGAACTTGTTGAACGCAGACCAGCGTCTCGTGGTGCAATATACCGACTACAAATTCCACAAGTATTTTGACGCGCGCACTTTTGAAGGCTGGTCGAACGAGGAGCGCACCAATCTGGAGCGGCGGCTGATTGACACAATCAAAGGACCCCATTCAGAGGAGTATTACCTGGCCATCAATTCACTCGCCTCTTTGCATTCCACGAACGCGGTGCCTCTCCTGCTGGAGATGGCATTGGACCATAGAGCCTCGATCGTGCGGTTGGAGACCAGTAACCGGCACCGCTGGATGGCCATTCGCGCAATGGGTATTATTGGAGACCGGACCGTCGTGCCCAAATTGATCCACCTGCTTTATCACAACAATCCACACATTCGCTGGTGGGCACAGGTTTCCCTGGTGAGGCTGACCAGCCAGAATTTTGGCACCGATTGGAAGGCGTGGGGAAGTTGGTGGAGTTCCCAAAACCGGCAACCGCCATTCAATTCAGAGATCATTCATTGGTGGCGGGGTCAGGCTGAACCAAATCAACTCACCAAAGAATTCGCAGAAGCCGATCCAAAATTTCTTAAAAACCTCGAAGCCAGCCTATACAAAATGGGGTTTCCGGGCACGTTGACAAACGCGGCTATGGACACCGGCAAGGCGCAGGCAATTACAACACCAACAACCAACGCCCAAACCAACTCCATGACTCCTACATTGGACATTGATCCTGGCGACGGCACGAAGGCCATACAAAATCCGACCGAAGCCAACATTCGCAAAGCCGTAGCCTCACTCCGAGGCGATGCCGAGCCCGGCTTTCTAATTCTTCACAAGGACGCTGAAAACATGCTTCAGGCTACTTGCCTGGCGAAGGATTCCTTTACCATACAGTTACAGGAAGGCGGCGAGCAGCATCAATATCAGGCCACGAAAAATCTTTCCGCTGATACCACCACGAAGTTGTTGCTTGCCTATCGAAACGGTGACCCGGACTGGAAGATGTTCGCGGATTGGAAGCCGCTGTAATAGGACCGATACGCCGGATTTACGTGCGTCGAATAATTGACGCATTCAGTTTGTAACCTCTCGTCTCCTTTCCTTTATAGATTGGTGGAACTGATCTGCCTCGCGTAAACCACCGGGGCCATCAGTCCCACTAACAACTTAAAATTATGACAGAAAAATCTGATAAAAAACGGCTCATTGCTTTCCTTCTCTGCTTCTTCCTGGGAGTATTTGGCGCTCACCGGTTCTACGTCGGCAAAGCAGGCACTGCCATTTTACAAATTTTTACCTTCGGCGGCCTGGGCATCTGGTGCCTGGTGGATGTGATTATGATTCTCACCGGTTCATTTAAAGATAAGCAGGCCCGCAAATTGGAAGATTGGAAATAAACTCTCCTCATAAAAGGGGCGTAATTATGAAAATTCAACAAATCATTCCGTTATTGGTGTTACTTGGTTTTTGCGCCGCCAGCGCACAAACGATTAATTCAACCGCCACCACAACCGCGACAACCAGGACAAAGACCATGAGCTACAAATTGACGTTTTTCGACAGCCAGAAAACCATACCCAGCCCAACCGAAGCCGATATTCGGGCAGCCGTGACTTTGCATAAAGACGACTTCGGCCCAGTATTTATAATTGGTTTGGATGGCACGCACGGTTTTAT is part of the Pedosphaera parvula Ellin514 genome and harbors:
- a CDS encoding beta-propeller fold lactonase family protein, which encodes MPDQSNRFDQHPKQRLSLWFLRCLFICLSNGIFAQTSYVNFEGKQTSPVRLSQDGTRLFAVNTPDARLSVFDVTKPSNPLLIAEIPVGVEPVSVNPRTPDEVWVVNEVSDSVSIVSVSQKMVVDTLYVKDEPADVVFAGGKAFVTAARKNRVVVFDVTNHVQLASIPLFGENPRALAVNTNETKVYAVFALSGNHTTLIPPASAPPQSKPTNTSLPAPPQVGLIVDAHNPGTNHVAYKMPDNDVVEIDVSKLTISRYFTNVGTVNLGIAIRPGSGDLFIANTDSRNLIHFEPNVRAHIVDNRVTRINITNGVSTYFDLNPGVNYSVLPNLPAKTNALAQPTGIVFDPTGNYFYVAAFGTDRVGKVDPNGNVLARIEIGSTPGSVTDSKSKRGPRGLALNAGAQRLYVLNRISNTLTLVDTSSNTVLKEIPVGSYDPTPTVIRNGRGFLYDAKLSGNGNAACAACHIDAEMDLLAWDLGDPNGSVQSVNTLTTNGIAITLQEHPMKGPMTTQTLRGLAGMEPYHWRGDRTNFLHFDGAFGSLMGGTPLSTADMDAYRSFINTIKFQPNPNQNLDRSYPTSFAGGNAVAGRGLFLTNNYNFGLTCNTCHNAPPGPGSTKLVIPAVALEESQDFKVPQLRNVYQKMSFNSAPGTNSIGGFGLTHDGNDDNLNTFLSRPVFANIRSNATIKANLGAFVQCFDTGTAPAVGYTRTVASTNVSTLSISNDWNLLEAQAAVTNIDLVVKGVIDGRLRGLLYKPITRNYTPDSTRDVVLSRTQLIQKIQAGGRLTVMGVPPGSGVRMAIDRDLDGVLDGDVPAPKLRIGTDTLSWPYKAAGYVLETTSSLGSGAWTNANDAVEIINGQNVMTNPAGNRTRFYRLRLQ
- a CDS encoding RNA polymerase sigma factor — encoded protein: MSTTESIKANSRTTPPWGEIARQPVFATTHWSVVLTAGRNDLPQAQDALEKLCQTYWYPLYVYVRRRGYAQVDAEDLTQKFFEWLLERNWLGQADQQRGRFRSFLLTSLSRFLANEWDKARAQKRGRGRVVSLNFEDAENGCAREPVDNVSPEQSFEWRWALTLLDQVLNRLCAEYAAQGKAELFAELKPCLLGERAAQPYAMLASKLGMTEGSVKVVVHRLRQRYRQLLRDEIANTVATPEEVEEELRHLFTVLARR
- a CDS encoding serine/threonine-protein kinase, producing the protein MDATQICPTCGKAVVPDAPQGLCPECLIKSGFETKAGNEPAGGKSAFVPPTVEQIAKLFPQFEINELLGHGGMGAVYKARQPRLDRWVALKILAPERQTDPQFAERFEREARALAWLNHPNIVTVYDFGETQGHYYLLMEFVDGLTLRQFLQARKLSPEESLIIIPQICQALQYAHEHGIIHRDIKPENILIDKDSNVKIADFGIAKLLDQEPQNISLTGAQDVMGTPHYMAPEQIEKPQTVDYRADIYSLGVVFYEMLTGELPLGNFQRPSQKAHIDVRLDEVVLHALEKDPERRYQKVSQVKTDVETIAATPDHVEPPISRTPPPIPKATPPPTGMSFGWKIAIGIAGLGAALLLIAVCVVLFFAGTKPKQSQTLAAGDLVSSNAFWNLLNADQRLVVQYTDYKFHKYFDARTFEGWSNEERTNLERRLIDTIKGPHSEEYYLAINSLASLHSTNAVPLLLEMALDHRASIVRLETSNRHRWMAIRAMGIIGDRTVVPKLIHLLYHNNPHIRWWAQVSLVRLTSQNFGTDWKAWGSWWSSQNRQPPFNSEIIHWWRGQAEPNQLTKEFAEADPKFLKNLEASLYKMGFPGTLTNAAMDTGKAQAITTPTTNAQTNSMTPTLDIDPGDGTKAIQNPTEANIRKAVASLRGDAEPGFLILHKDAENMLQATCLAKDSFTIQLQEGGEQHQYQATKNLSADTTTKLLLAYRNGDPDWKMFADWKPL
- a CDS encoding TM2 domain-containing protein translates to MTEKSDKKRLIAFLLCFFLGVFGAHRFYVGKAGTAILQIFTFGGLGIWCLVDVIMILTGSFKDKQARKLEDWK